The Hevea brasiliensis isolate MT/VB/25A 57/8 chromosome 1, ASM3005281v1, whole genome shotgun sequence genome has a window encoding:
- the LOC131180561 gene encoding wall-associated receptor kinase-like 8, producing MSVKLDCEASFSFALLLTIQLAIAKLPIAKPNCTDRCGNINIPYPFGMGKKECYFNEWFEIECNKSVNGHPRALLSRIKMEVFNIDASGRVTVKSPIISSNCSGRETDLPFNLTGSPFFISDYNVFIAVGCNTRALMTDSPLQRFGCESTCLSQKDVDWRKILPNLIEEDSRSNYWITDYYCKGTDCCQMSIPSSLQVFNPSLQAIDVNQSTDGCKLAFLAGSLWHSWIEKDPKVNFPMVLEWMVNSNRRESLWNGDYSETIDCHTFINEALFRCYCNHGYEGNPYIRCTDIDECKDQKHSRCHGITKCVNTSGSYKCVANPKWIILLCIGGVIGTLVIGFGTRTLGKCMKKRRNIELKKKFFKRNGGLLLQQQLTSCDGSVQKTKIFTSKELEKATDHFNDNRILGQGGQGTVYKGMLADGRIVAVKMSKLVDEENLQEFINEVVILSQINHRNVVRLLGCCLETEVPLLVYEFIPNGSLFQYLHDQNEESSLPWEMRVRIASEIAGALAYLHSAASIPVYHRDIKSTNILLDEKHRAKVSDFGTSRSIAIDQTHLTTHVHGTFGYLDPEYFQSSQFTDKSDVYSFGVVLVELLSGQKPICSSSSQETMSLATHFMLLMEESKLFDIVDIRIMEDCHEQEIVAVANVALRCLNLNGKKRPSMKEVAIELERIRVSPSYKLNVQQKTKETENTKEAAEIIMLGMDDVPTSVACDFSSVEAVTIDIFEPSIANRTW from the exons ATGAGTGTGAAATTAGATTGTGAAGCTAGTTTCAGCTTCGCACTATTGCTAACTATTCAGTTGGCAATAGCAAAGTTACCTATTGCAAAGCCTAACTGTACAGACCGTTGCGGAAATATAAACATTCCATACCCGTTCGGAATGGGTAAGAAGGAGTGTTATTTTAACGAATGGTTTGAGATTGAGTGCAACAAAAGCGTCAATGGGCATCCTAGAGCTCTTCTAagtagaatcaaaatggaggtatTCAATATTGATGCTAGCGGCAGAGTTACTGTCAAAAGTCCAATAATATCCTCCAATTGTTCCGGCAGAGAGACCGATCTGCCTTTCAATTTGACAGGAAGTCCTTTCTTTATTTCCGACTATAACGTATTCATTGCAGTAGGTTGCAACACCCGTGCTTTAATGACCGATAGTCCCCTCCAACGCTTTGGGTGTGAGTCAACATGTCTTAGCCAGAAGGATGTTGATTGGCGAAAAATTCTTCCTAATCTCATAGAAGAGGATTCCAGAAGTAATTATTGGATAACGGACTATTACTGTAAAGGCACCGATTGCTGTCAGATGAGTATACCTTCATCCCTTCAGGTTTTCAATCCAAGTTTACAGGCCATAGATGTTAATCAAAGCACAGATGGTTGCAAGCTGGCATTTCTAGCAGGATCATTATGGCATTCCTGGATAGAAAAGGATCCAAAAGTCAATTTTCCGATGGTGCTAGAATGGATGGTCAATTCGAACCGAAGGGAAAGCCTATGGAATGGTGATTACTCGGAAACCATTGATTGCCACACATTTATTAATGAGGCACTATTCCGTTGTTATTGCAACCATGGGTACGAGGGCAATCCTTACATTCGATGCACAG ATATTGATGAGTGCAAAGATCAAAAGCATAGTCGTTGCCATGGAATAACAAAATGTGTAAATACTTCGGGATCATATAAATGTGTAGCTAACCCAAAATGGATTATATTGTTG TGCATAGGTGGGGTTATTGGAACATTGGTAATAGGTTTTGGGACTCGGACTTTGGGCAAGTGTATGAAGAAAAGAAGGAACATCGAACTCAAAAAAAAGTTCTTTAAAAGGAATGGTGGCTTGCTGTTACAACAACAATTAACTTCATGTGATGGTAGTGTTCAAAAAACAAAAATATTTACATCGAAGGAGTTGGAAAAAGCCACTGATCATTTCAATGATAACAGAATACTTGGTCAAGGAGGTCAGGGCACTGTGTACAAGGGAATGCTAGCAGATGGGAGAATTGTTGCCGTCAAAATGTCCAAATTAGTTGATGAGGAAAATCTACAAGAATTTATTAATGAAGTTGTGATTCTTTCTCAAATCAATCACAGGAATGTTGTTAGGTTGTTGGGATGCTGCTTGGAAACTGAAGTTCCTTTGCTAGTCTATGAATTCATACCTAATGGATCTCTTTTCCAATATCTCCATGACCAAAATGAGGAGTCTTCATTACCATGGGAAATGAGAGTACGCATTGCTAGTGAAATTGCTGGGGCACTTGCATATTTGCACTCAGCAGCTTCTATTCCAGTTTACCATCGTGACATTAAATCCACAAATATACTCTTAGATGAGAAGCACCGAGCAAAAGTATCAGATTTTGGAACTTCAAGATCAATTGCTATTGATCAAACTCATTTGACAACTCATGTGCATGGCACTTTTGGTTATTTGGATCCAGAGTATTTCCAATCTAGCCAATTTACAGATAAGAGTGATGTTTATAGTTTTGGAGTAGTTCTGGTAGAGCTTTTAAGCGGACAAAAGCCAATTTGTTCAAGTAGCTCACAAGAAACAATGAGTCTTGCCACACATTTCATGCTTTTAATGGAAGAGAGCAaactttttgacattgttgatatTCGCATTATGGAGGATTGCCATGAACAAGAAATTGTTGCAGTAGCTAATGTGGCCCTAAGATGCCTAAATTTGAATGGAAAGAAACGACCTTCAATGAAAGAAGTTGCAATAGAGTTGGAAAGGATTCGAGTATCACCAAGTTATAAGTTGAATGTTCAACAAAAAACTAAAGAGACTGAAAATACTAAAGAGGCTGCTGAAATAATTATGTTGGGGATGGATGATGTTCCTACTTCAGTTGCTTGTGATTTTAGCAGTGTTGAAGCTGTAACAATTGATATCTTTGAACCATCGATTGCTAACAGAACTTGGTAA